One genomic segment of Paraburkholderia phymatum STM815 includes these proteins:
- a CDS encoding DUF1345 domain-containing protein, whose product MSVYPQVLRNRPRMVLGFVVGVAIGALLASVQMRPIIRVLVSWDVAVWTYLALMWIEMARADHERVRDIAQREDENAVVVLAIVCLSTVASIVAIVLELASSKGSTGVSHYVVTGVTLIGAWFLVPTIFTLHYARLHFGTDQQQAALKFPDHKLEPNYWDFLYFSFTIAVASQTSDVVLCSREVRRAALAQSVLSFYFNVAVLGLCVNMAAGLLGS is encoded by the coding sequence ATGAGTGTCTATCCGCAGGTGTTGCGCAACCGGCCGCGCATGGTCCTGGGCTTCGTCGTTGGCGTGGCTATTGGCGCGCTCCTCGCCAGCGTGCAGATGCGACCGATCATCCGCGTGCTCGTCTCATGGGACGTCGCCGTGTGGACCTATCTCGCGCTGATGTGGATCGAGATGGCGCGCGCCGACCACGAGCGCGTGCGCGACATCGCCCAGCGCGAAGACGAGAATGCCGTCGTCGTGCTGGCCATCGTCTGCCTCTCGACGGTGGCCAGCATCGTCGCTATCGTGCTGGAACTTGCGTCGTCGAAAGGCAGCACGGGCGTGTCGCACTACGTCGTGACGGGCGTCACGTTGATCGGCGCGTGGTTCCTCGTACCGACCATCTTCACGCTGCACTACGCCCGCCTCCATTTCGGCACGGACCAGCAGCAAGCAGCGCTGAAGTTTCCCGACCACAAGCTCGAGCCGAACTACTGGGACTTCCTGTATTTCTCGTTCACGATCGCCGTCGCATCGCAGACGTCGGACGTCGTGCTGTGTTCGCGTGAGGTGCGGCGCGCAGCGCTCGCCCAGTCGGTGCTGTCGTTCTATTTCAACGTAGCCGTGCTCGGGCTGTGCGTGAATATGGCGGCGGGCCTGCTCGGATCGTAG
- a CDS encoding LysR family transcriptional regulator, with the protein MKVLDLDAVRAFVLVADLRSFTRAADALDTTQSAVSLKLKRLEAHIGKQLLERTPRVVRLSADGEAFLDGARNLLGAHDRALGALSAQKRRLVLGLSEHVAGADLAALLARVNAHDPALVLELHMGSSVPLLQQFDERRLDAVVVRYEPDEVPRDDGQLLFTEPLSWLARPDWQPRAGEPLPLALLAAPCNVRSVALRTLDGAGIAWREAFIGGGVQAVGAAAAAGLAVSPLAKRVAPRGLVDSGARLGLPTLPESRVVLHSRVRDARSIESLRLVTNGLSAQ; encoded by the coding sequence ATGAAAGTGCTCGACCTCGATGCTGTGCGCGCGTTCGTACTCGTCGCCGACCTGCGCAGCTTCACGCGCGCCGCCGATGCGCTCGACACCACGCAATCCGCCGTCAGCCTGAAGCTGAAGCGGCTGGAAGCGCACATCGGCAAGCAGTTGCTGGAGCGCACGCCGCGCGTGGTGCGGCTGTCGGCGGATGGCGAGGCGTTTCTCGACGGCGCGCGCAACCTGTTAGGCGCGCACGACCGGGCGCTCGGCGCGTTATCGGCTCAGAAGCGGCGGCTCGTGCTGGGTTTGAGCGAGCACGTGGCGGGAGCCGACCTCGCTGCACTGCTCGCGCGCGTGAATGCGCACGATCCCGCGCTGGTGCTGGAACTGCACATGGGATCGTCGGTGCCGCTGTTGCAGCAGTTCGACGAACGGCGGCTCGACGCCGTGGTTGTGCGCTATGAACCGGACGAGGTGCCGCGCGACGACGGCCAGCTGCTCTTCACCGAACCATTGTCATGGCTCGCGAGGCCCGACTGGCAGCCGCGCGCGGGCGAGCCTTTGCCGCTCGCGCTGCTCGCCGCGCCTTGCAACGTGCGCTCGGTTGCGCTGCGTACGCTGGACGGTGCGGGCATCGCGTGGCGCGAGGCGTTCATCGGCGGTGGCGTGCAGGCTGTGGGCGCGGCGGCAGCGGCGGGACTGGCCGTGTCGCCGCTGGCAAAGCGCGTCGCGCCGCGCGGGCTCGTGGATTCTGGCGCACGCCTCGGTTTACCGACGTTGCCGGAATCGCGCGTGGTGCTGCATTCGCGGGTGCGCGACGCACGCTCGATCGAATCGTTGCGGCTCGTGACGAACGGACTGAGCGCCCAGTGA
- a CDS encoding maltotransferase domain-containing protein — MEAPHAYAPRIYFVHSPLVGRLEAWPAQFAHAASLGFDHVLIGGLFQPGQAGHAQIVSDHARLHPALATDQPAHEGLQRLAETASQHGLTLLVDLVIDRAAADGQLYREHRDWFHPFEPEEARLDPRHARHEDNVAYANFSNEHVAGPLIDWWAHTLDALADAGIGGFRFDSPHRVPVFAWRRLLDAVRASRHPSTRFLAATPGLVRSDIVALESVGFDAVFSSSRWWDFRAPWMLEEHAVLTRAGSPIAFPEAPYGTRLAADLEQVHDSAIVERAYRRALMTAASTGTGWLMPMGFEYGIAEPISHTLGDAGHYASLRSAARFDLSERVRHANAIARDTWSLQTNGELRSLSGPDTHAALLLRGDKRDLRDADEAVLIAINPELGTPVRVDPARFLDGVPGGFTRFVPLGTETRGAPQPLTPFTLPPGACRLFRAVAERPVVLAPPIDKQSATTSGHKSVLDAIATSRVAIESVSPSVDHGRFPAKRIVGERVHVTAAVFAEGHDKIAAAVIWRAADETAWHETPMTPAQPAGNDIWEARIALERLGRHEYTVIAWRDDFASLVDHMQKKLKADQSVDLEVEEAKHLFALALAEAETAEGSRPQQLEAIVKEFMKADMGERLAIVLAPTTAEAFAAARHRPGLSRDPIVYRIDAERAGARFGSWYEIFPRSMSDDEHRHGNFDDVIRKLPRIRDMGFDVLYFPPIHPIGIANRKGRNNTLTPGPDDVGSPYAIGGAAGGHDAVHPQLGTLDDFKRMLAAAHEHGLEIALDFAIQCSPDHPWLKQHPTWFAWRPDGTLRYAENPPKKYQDIVNPDFYARDAKPALWIALRDVILFWIDAGVRIFRVDNPHTKPFPFWEWMINDVRARHPDVIFLSEAFTRPRVMARLAKLGFSQSYTYFTWRESKRDFTEYLTELTQTSLRDFFRPNFFVNTPDINPRHLQRQGRPGFLIRAALATMLSGLWGVYSGFELCEAAALPNSEEYLDSEKYQIRAWDWNRPGNIVREITELNRIRRTNPALHTHLNLTFLPAHNDHILFFEKATEARDNVIVVAINLDPHNEQGADIELSWSTFNRWGVHDHSTIDVIDQMTGERFQWQGRWQHVRLDPGTRPFAIWRIAPAGGLPREAVPDDADAHRAAHDTTFNE; from the coding sequence ATGGAAGCTCCCCACGCCTACGCGCCGCGGATTTACTTCGTTCATTCTCCCCTCGTCGGACGGCTGGAAGCGTGGCCCGCGCAATTCGCGCACGCGGCTTCGCTCGGCTTCGATCATGTGCTGATCGGCGGGCTGTTCCAGCCGGGACAGGCGGGCCACGCGCAAATCGTCAGCGATCATGCGCGGCTGCATCCCGCGCTCGCCACCGACCAGCCCGCGCACGAAGGGCTGCAGCGTCTCGCCGAAACAGCGAGTCAGCATGGTCTCACCTTGCTGGTCGATCTCGTGATCGACCGCGCGGCCGCCGACGGTCAGCTCTATCGCGAGCATCGCGACTGGTTTCATCCGTTCGAGCCGGAAGAGGCGCGGCTCGATCCGCGTCATGCACGCCACGAAGACAACGTCGCGTATGCGAATTTCAGCAACGAGCATGTCGCCGGGCCGTTGATCGACTGGTGGGCGCATACGCTCGATGCGCTCGCCGACGCGGGCATCGGTGGCTTCCGGTTCGATTCGCCGCATCGTGTCCCTGTGTTTGCATGGCGGCGTCTGCTGGATGCCGTGCGCGCGTCGCGCCATCCGTCGACGCGCTTTCTCGCCGCCACGCCCGGCCTGGTGCGTTCGGACATCGTCGCGCTCGAAAGCGTAGGCTTCGATGCCGTGTTCTCGTCGTCGCGCTGGTGGGACTTCCGCGCGCCGTGGATGCTCGAGGAGCATGCCGTGCTGACGCGCGCCGGCTCGCCCATTGCGTTTCCCGAAGCGCCGTACGGCACGCGCCTCGCGGCGGACCTGGAGCAGGTGCACGACTCCGCTATCGTCGAGCGCGCGTATCGCCGTGCGTTGATGACGGCCGCGTCGACGGGTACGGGCTGGCTGATGCCGATGGGCTTCGAATACGGCATTGCCGAGCCGATCTCGCATACGCTCGGCGACGCCGGTCATTACGCAAGCCTGCGCAGCGCGGCGCGCTTCGATCTCAGCGAACGCGTTCGTCATGCAAATGCGATTGCGCGCGACACGTGGTCGTTGCAGACGAACGGCGAGCTGCGCTCGCTGTCCGGTCCCGACACGCATGCCGCGCTTCTACTACGCGGCGACAAAAGGGACCTGCGCGATGCGGACGAAGCGGTGCTGATCGCGATCAATCCCGAACTCGGCACACCCGTGCGCGTCGATCCCGCGCGCTTTCTCGACGGCGTGCCGGGCGGTTTCACGCGCTTCGTGCCGCTCGGCACGGAAACGCGCGGCGCGCCGCAGCCGCTCACGCCCTTCACGCTGCCGCCGGGCGCGTGCCGCCTGTTCCGCGCGGTCGCCGAAAGACCCGTCGTGCTCGCGCCGCCCATCGACAAGCAGAGCGCCACGACCTCGGGACACAAGAGCGTGCTCGATGCAATCGCGACATCGCGCGTCGCCATCGAAAGCGTGTCGCCTTCCGTCGATCACGGACGCTTTCCCGCCAAGCGGATCGTCGGCGAGCGCGTGCACGTGACGGCAGCCGTGTTCGCCGAAGGCCACGACAAGATCGCGGCCGCCGTGATCTGGCGCGCTGCCGACGAAACCGCATGGCACGAAACGCCGATGACGCCCGCGCAGCCCGCAGGCAACGACATCTGGGAGGCGCGCATCGCGCTCGAACGGCTCGGGCGTCACGAGTACACGGTGATCGCGTGGCGCGACGATTTCGCGTCGTTGGTCGATCACATGCAGAAGAAGCTGAAGGCTGATCAATCGGTCGATCTCGAAGTCGAGGAAGCGAAGCATCTGTTCGCGCTCGCGCTGGCCGAAGCGGAAACCGCCGAAGGCTCGCGGCCGCAGCAGCTCGAAGCGATCGTCAAGGAGTTCATGAAAGCCGATATGGGCGAGCGTCTTGCAATCGTGCTCGCGCCGACCACGGCTGAGGCGTTTGCCGCCGCGCGCCATCGTCCGGGGTTGTCGCGCGATCCGATCGTCTATCGCATCGACGCCGAACGCGCGGGCGCGCGCTTCGGCAGCTGGTACGAGATCTTCCCGCGCTCGATGAGCGACGACGAACATCGGCACGGCAATTTCGACGATGTGATCCGCAAACTGCCGCGCATCCGCGACATGGGCTTCGACGTGCTGTACTTCCCGCCGATCCACCCCATCGGCATCGCAAACCGCAAGGGCCGCAACAACACGCTCACGCCGGGACCGGACGACGTGGGCAGTCCGTATGCAATCGGCGGCGCAGCGGGTGGACACGATGCCGTGCATCCGCAGCTCGGCACGCTCGACGACTTCAAGCGCATGCTCGCCGCCGCGCACGAACATGGCCTCGAGATCGCACTCGACTTCGCGATTCAATGTTCGCCTGATCACCCGTGGCTGAAGCAGCATCCCACATGGTTCGCATGGCGTCCCGACGGCACGCTGCGTTACGCGGAAAATCCGCCGAAGAAGTATCAGGACATCGTGAATCCGGACTTCTATGCGCGCGACGCGAAGCCCGCGTTGTGGATCGCGCTGCGCGACGTGATCCTGTTCTGGATCGATGCAGGCGTGCGCATTTTCCGCGTCGATAATCCGCATACGAAGCCTTTTCCGTTCTGGGAATGGATGATCAACGATGTGCGCGCGCGGCATCCCGACGTGATCTTTCTGTCGGAAGCGTTCACACGCCCACGCGTGATGGCGCGGCTCGCCAAGCTCGGCTTCTCGCAGTCGTACACGTACTTCACGTGGCGCGAATCGAAGCGCGACTTCACCGAGTATCTGACGGAACTCACACAGACCAGTCTGCGCGACTTCTTCCGGCCTAACTTCTTCGTGAACACGCCCGATATCAACCCGCGCCATCTGCAAAGACAGGGACGCCCAGGCTTTCTGATTCGCGCGGCGCTCGCGACGATGCTGTCTGGACTGTGGGGCGTATATAGCGGTTTCGAACTGTGCGAAGCCGCCGCGTTGCCGAACAGCGAAGAGTACCTGGATTCGGAGAAGTACCAGATCCGCGCGTGGGACTGGAACCGGCCCGGCAACATCGTGCGCGAGATCACGGAACTGAACCGTATCCGCCGCACGAATCCCGCGCTGCATACGCATCTGAATCTCACGTTCCTGCCGGCGCACAACGATCACATCCTGTTCTTCGAAAAAGCCACGGAAGCGCGCGACAACGTGATCGTCGTCGCGATCAATCTCGATCCGCACAACGAGCAGGGCGCGGATATCGAGTTGTCGTGGTCCACATTCAACCGCTGGGGCGTGCACGATCACAGCACCATCGACGTGATCGACCAGATGACGGGCGAGCGGTTTCAATGGCAGGGCCGATGGCAACACGTACGGCTCGATCCCGGCACTCGGCCGTTCGCGATCTGGCGCATTGCGCCCGCGGGCGGCCTGCCGCGCGAGGCCGTTCCCGACGATGCCGACGCGCATCGGGCCGCCCATGACACGACATTCAATGAATGA
- a CDS encoding RES family NAD+ phosphorylase, protein MTEPQWQDNWRVTSLAWTPAYRVIPTRFPAVNLFDRVASPEDFEALYALEAMTNDRVRTEIGDLDLVPREERRFGPGYGPIMAALTHLNPQGSRFSDGTYGVFYCARSRETAIAETRYHSGLFLAATRQPPMRQQMRLYTVMAQGDVVDLRGAESVDASVLSPNDYAPGQVLGRAAREAGAPGIVYPSVRDASGECLAAFKTTLLRDCHHAAYLEYNWNGSAVDMVFELNQVG, encoded by the coding sequence GTGACAGAACCACAATGGCAAGACAACTGGCGCGTGACGTCGCTCGCCTGGACGCCGGCGTATCGCGTGATTCCCACTCGCTTTCCCGCCGTCAATCTGTTTGACCGCGTCGCATCGCCCGAAGATTTCGAGGCGCTCTACGCGCTGGAGGCGATGACCAATGACCGGGTGCGCACCGAGATCGGCGATCTTGATCTGGTGCCGCGCGAAGAAAGGCGATTCGGTCCGGGGTACGGGCCGATCATGGCCGCACTTACGCATCTGAACCCGCAGGGCAGCCGTTTTTCGGACGGCACCTACGGCGTGTTCTACTGTGCGCGTTCGCGCGAAACGGCGATCGCTGAGACGCGCTATCACTCGGGCCTGTTTCTCGCCGCCACCCGGCAGCCGCCGATGCGCCAGCAGATGCGTCTTTACACGGTGATGGCGCAAGGCGACGTGGTGGATCTGCGCGGCGCGGAGTCGGTGGATGCATCGGTGTTGTCGCCGAACGACTACGCGCCTGGCCAGGTGCTCGGCCGCGCGGCGCGCGAGGCGGGCGCGCCGGGCATCGTTTACCCGTCGGTGCGGGACGCTTCGGGCGAATGTCTCGCCGCGTTCAAGACGACGCTGCTGCGCGACTGTCATCACGCGGCGTATCTCGAGTACAACTGGAACGGCAGCGCCGTCGACATGGTCTTCGAATTGAACCAGGTGGGATGA
- a CDS encoding ATP-binding cassette domain-containing protein has protein sequence MPLTVDIRKTLRSAEREFRLDVSFTATSQRMVLFGPSGAGKSLTLQAIAGLLRPDEGQIVLQGDALFDSARGIDQKPQARRLAYLFQDYALFPHLNVRQNIGFGMHTGWLNPGRRFSYPQIDYWLDALDLKDVAGLYPTQLSGGQKQRVALARALVAQPRLLLLDEPFSALDHALRARMRRELSDLQTQLDIPMLLITHDPDDVAAFGDQVVQVYDGSVRQNVPFKGYPRTVS, from the coding sequence ATGCCGCTCACCGTCGATATCCGCAAGACTCTGCGCTCCGCCGAACGCGAGTTCAGGCTGGACGTGTCGTTCACGGCGACCTCGCAGCGCATGGTGCTGTTCGGGCCGTCGGGCGCGGGCAAGAGCCTGACGCTGCAGGCGATCGCCGGGCTGCTGCGTCCCGACGAAGGCCAGATCGTGCTGCAGGGCGACGCGCTGTTTGACAGCGCACGCGGCATCGACCAGAAGCCGCAGGCGCGCCGTCTCGCGTATCTGTTTCAGGACTACGCGCTGTTTCCGCATCTGAATGTGCGGCAGAACATCGGTTTCGGGATGCACACAGGCTGGCTGAATCCGGGGCGGCGCTTTTCGTATCCGCAGATCGACTACTGGCTCGATGCGCTCGATTTAAAAGACGTGGCTGGTCTTTATCCGACGCAGCTTTCGGGGGGACAGAAGCAGCGCGTGGCGCTGGCGCGGGCGCTGGTCGCGCAGCCGCGCCTGCTGCTGCTCGACGAGCCGTTCTCTGCGCTCGATCACGCACTGCGCGCGCGCATGCGGCGCGAACTGTCGGACCTGCAAACGCAGCTCGATATTCCGATGCTGTTGATTACGCACGATCCCGACGATGTCGCCGCATTCGGCGATCAGGTCGTGCAGGTATATGACGGCAGTGTGCGTCAGAACGTGCCGTTCAAGGGCTATCCGCGGACGGTTTCGTGA
- a CDS encoding metallophosphoesterase yields the protein MDSTLFTLVQHHPANRTGRDFVVGDLHGCLDALRFLLREIEFAPSQDRLFSVGDLVDRGSQSEEALALLDKPWFHAVLGNHEDTLCAVAEGKLKKQWWYGIGGLWSAHLSADKLRAYAHRLRTLPLVRVIGSGSERFNVLHAEFLGTDAELDADDFSADMRQQLLWGRNLAMGTADPRSQSGLSLTYCGHTPMREVQQIGAQVFIDTGAFGPGGKLTIVEARTTNRWSVTVDVARSVGASALALP from the coding sequence ATGGATTCCACACTTTTCACTCTCGTCCAACATCATCCCGCGAATCGCACGGGACGCGACTTCGTCGTCGGCGATCTGCACGGATGCCTCGATGCGCTGCGCTTTCTTTTGCGCGAGATCGAATTCGCTCCTTCACAAGACCGGTTGTTCTCGGTCGGCGATCTCGTCGACCGTGGCTCGCAGTCCGAAGAAGCCCTCGCATTGCTCGATAAGCCCTGGTTCCATGCCGTGCTCGGCAATCACGAGGACACGCTCTGCGCCGTCGCTGAAGGCAAGCTGAAGAAGCAATGGTGGTACGGCATAGGCGGATTGTGGAGTGCGCATCTGTCGGCCGACAAGCTACGCGCCTATGCGCACCGTCTGCGCACGCTGCCGCTCGTGCGCGTCATCGGCTCGGGCAGCGAGCGCTTCAACGTGCTGCACGCAGAGTTTCTCGGCACGGACGCCGAACTCGATGCCGACGACTTCTCCGCCGACATGCGCCAGCAACTGCTGTGGGGCCGCAATCTCGCGATGGGCACGGCGGACCCGAGGTCCCAGTCCGGCCTGTCGCTGACGTATTGCGGACATACGCCGATGCGCGAAGTGCAGCAGATCGGCGCGCAAGTGTTCATCGATACGGGTGCGTTCGGTCCCGGCGGCAAGCTGACGATCGTCGAGGCGCGCACGACGAATCGCTGGTCAGTGACCGTCGACGTGGCGCGCTCGGTCGGTGCTTCGGCGCTGGCGCTGCCGTAG
- a CDS encoding tautomerase family protein, translated as MPLTRIALRAGKPAAYRQALTEGIQRALIAEFNVPEDDIFMVISEQDESNFVYNRNYLDIQRSDDFVLIQLTVTNSRTQEQKKALYKRIVDNLAEYPGVRREDVFINLVEVLKENWSFGNGIAQYAL; from the coding sequence ATGCCTCTCACCCGCATCGCACTTCGCGCCGGCAAGCCGGCCGCATATCGTCAGGCGCTTACGGAAGGCATCCAGCGCGCGCTGATCGCCGAGTTCAATGTGCCCGAGGACGACATCTTCATGGTCATCAGCGAGCAGGACGAGAGCAACTTCGTCTACAACCGTAATTACCTCGACATCCAGCGCAGCGACGATTTCGTGCTGATCCAGCTCACCGTGACCAACTCGCGCACGCAGGAGCAGAAGAAGGCCCTCTACAAGCGCATCGTGGATAATCTCGCGGAATATCCGGGCGTACGGCGAGAGGACGTGTTTATCAACCTTGTCGAGGTGCTGAAGGAGAACTGGTCGTTCGGCAACGGGATCGCGCAATACGCGCTGTGA
- a CDS encoding MbcA/ParS/Xre antitoxin family protein yields the protein MSAAGLRAFFKIASAWELSTDEQIKLLGSPGRSTLFKWRQEPQTARLSRDTLERLSLLLGIYKALQILLPQPAAADAWVKRPNDAPPFGGRRALDRMLAGNISDLVAVRQYLDAMRGGWA from the coding sequence ATGTCCGCCGCCGGTCTGCGCGCGTTCTTCAAGATCGCCAGCGCCTGGGAACTGAGCACCGATGAGCAGATCAAGTTGCTCGGCTCGCCCGGCCGATCCACGCTGTTTAAATGGCGGCAGGAGCCGCAAACTGCGCGCCTCAGCCGCGACACGCTGGAGCGGCTGTCGCTTTTGCTGGGCATTTACAAGGCGCTGCAAATCCTGCTGCCGCAACCCGCCGCAGCCGATGCGTGGGTCAAGCGGCCCAATGACGCGCCGCCGTTCGGCGGCCGTCGTGCGCTCGACCGCATGCTGGCGGGCAACATCAGCGACCTCGTGGCCGTGCGCCAGTATCTCGACGCAATGCGAGGCGGCTGGGCGTGA
- the modB gene encoding molybdate ABC transporter permease subunit, protein MEQALIPLMLSLKVAGWATALNIVFGVAAGFGLSRWRSGARDLIDSLLTLPLVMPPTVLGYYLLVLLGRRGLVGAWLDRFGIQLVFTWQGAVIASMVVAFPLVLKSARAAFESVDPQLERAARTLGVSETALFFRVTLPLASRGILAGALLAFARALGEFGATLMIAGNLPGRTQTLSVAVYAAVQAGDDNTANFLVLVTSVTCVVILVLAGRLVPQHSLMTSR, encoded by the coding sequence ATGGAACAGGCCTTGATCCCGCTGATGCTGTCGCTGAAAGTCGCGGGCTGGGCGACTGCGCTGAACATTGTGTTCGGCGTCGCGGCCGGCTTCGGCTTGTCGCGCTGGCGCTCGGGCGCGCGCGATCTGATCGATTCGCTGCTGACGCTGCCGCTCGTGATGCCGCCGACGGTGCTCGGCTATTACCTGCTCGTGCTGCTCGGCCGGCGCGGCTTGGTCGGCGCGTGGCTCGACCGCTTCGGTATCCAGCTTGTGTTCACGTGGCAAGGCGCGGTGATCGCGTCGATGGTCGTCGCGTTTCCGCTCGTGCTGAAGTCGGCGCGGGCCGCGTTCGAATCCGTCGATCCACAACTGGAGCGCGCCGCGCGCACGCTCGGGGTCAGCGAAACGGCGCTCTTCTTTCGCGTGACGCTGCCGCTCGCGTCGCGCGGCATTCTCGCGGGCGCGCTGCTCGCGTTTGCACGTGCGCTCGGCGAGTTCGGCGCGACGCTGATGATTGCGGGCAATCTGCCTGGCCGCACACAGACACTTTCCGTGGCCGTCTATGCCGCCGTGCAAGCGGGCGACGACAACACGGCTAATTTCCTTGTGCTCGTGACCTCGGTCACCTGCGTCGTGATCCTGGTGCTGGCCGGCCGGCTCGTACCGCAACATTCGCTGATGACGTCCCGCTGA
- a CDS encoding TOBE domain-containing protein, with product MTSDNNDTSHDPLQFGGSVWFRSGEQALGGAQRIALLAAIGETGSITAGARAVGMSYKAAWDAVDAMNNLAGETLVIRSTGGKGGGGTTLTPRALTLIDTFRAVDREHRLFLERAGAAIARFSDDWQLIGRIGMKTSARNQLYGKVSAIQRGTVNDEIALALPGGQRVVAIVTHESTETLALAVGAEAVALVKASSVLLVADDGTSDRLSTRNRLRGTVSVVQRGALNAEVSLTLEGGAVVTSVVTNESVAELGVAEGQVLVAAFKASSVILGVTA from the coding sequence ATGACATCCGATAACAACGACACATCCCACGACCCTTTGCAGTTTGGCGGCTCCGTCTGGTTTCGCTCCGGCGAGCAGGCGCTTGGGGGCGCGCAGCGCATCGCGCTGCTGGCGGCGATCGGCGAGACGGGATCGATCACCGCAGGTGCCAGAGCCGTCGGCATGAGCTATAAGGCCGCGTGGGATGCCGTCGATGCGATGAACAACCTCGCGGGCGAAACGCTCGTCATCCGTTCGACGGGCGGCAAGGGTGGCGGCGGCACGACGCTGACGCCGCGCGCGCTGACGCTGATCGACACGTTTCGCGCCGTCGACCGTGAGCATCGGTTGTTTCTGGAGCGCGCGGGCGCGGCGATCGCCCGTTTCTCCGACGACTGGCAACTGATCGGCCGCATCGGTATGAAGACGAGCGCGCGCAACCAGTTGTACGGCAAGGTCAGCGCGATCCAGCGCGGCACCGTCAACGACGAGATCGCGCTGGCGCTGCCCGGCGGACAGCGCGTCGTCGCCATCGTCACGCACGAAAGCACGGAGACGCTCGCGCTGGCGGTCGGCGCGGAAGCGGTGGCGCTCGTGAAGGCGTCGTCGGTGCTGCTGGTCGCCGACGACGGCACGTCGGACCGGCTTTCGACGCGCAACCGGTTGCGCGGGACGGTGTCGGTCGTGCAGCGTGGAGCGCTGAATGCGGAAGTGTCGCTGACGCTGGAAGGCGGTGCCGTCGTGACGTCGGTCGTCACGAACGAAAGCGTCGCGGAATTAGGCGTTGCCGAAGGGCAGGTGCTCGTGGCCGCGTTCAAGGCGTCGAGCGTGATTCTGGGCGTAACGGCCTAA
- the modA gene encoding molybdate ABC transporter substrate-binding protein has translation MSLPSMIRFVKPGLLVASAISFAFGAQARADELVVSAAASLTNAFKAVGDAYEKERPGTRLLFNFGASDVLMQQIVKGAPADVFASADQKAMDKAAGQNVIVPSTRKDFAANSLVLIVPTDSKLAPSNLNELTSASVRRIAYGDPASVPVGRYTEGALKAAGVWDSVSSKGVLASNVRQSLDYVSRGEVDAGFVFGSDAAVMPGKVKVALTVPTTTPIRYPIAQVEGSKHAADAQSFIAFVLSPAGQAVLAKYGFRPAH, from the coding sequence ATGTCCCTTCCGTCGATGATCCGCTTTGTAAAACCTGGCCTGCTCGTCGCGAGCGCGATTTCGTTTGCGTTCGGCGCACAGGCACGCGCCGACGAGCTGGTCGTGTCGGCGGCCGCCAGCCTGACCAACGCGTTCAAGGCCGTCGGCGATGCCTATGAGAAGGAACGTCCGGGCACCAGACTGCTGTTCAACTTCGGCGCCTCCGACGTGCTGATGCAGCAGATCGTGAAGGGCGCGCCCGCCGACGTATTTGCGTCCGCCGACCAGAAAGCAATGGACAAGGCCGCCGGGCAAAACGTGATCGTGCCGTCGACGCGCAAGGACTTTGCCGCGAACTCGCTCGTGCTGATCGTGCCGACCGACAGCAAGCTCGCGCCGTCGAATCTGAACGAACTGACCTCGGCGAGCGTCAGGCGCATTGCGTATGGCGACCCGGCATCCGTGCCCGTCGGCCGCTACACGGAAGGGGCGCTGAAGGCGGCGGGCGTATGGGATTCAGTCAGCAGCAAGGGCGTGCTCGCGTCGAATGTGCGCCAGAGCCTCGATTACGTGTCGCGCGGTGAAGTCGACGCCGGTTTCGTGTTCGGCAGCGACGCCGCCGTGATGCCCGGCAAGGTCAAGGTCGCGCTGACCGTGCCGACGACGACGCCGATCCGCTATCCGATCGCGCAGGTCGAAGGCAGCAAGCATGCCGCCGACGCGCAGTCGTTTATCGCCTTCGTGCTGTCGCCGGCGGGCCAGGCCGTGCTGGCGAAGTACGGCTTCCGGCCGGCGCACTGA